One genomic region from Euleptes europaea isolate rEulEur1 chromosome 6, rEulEur1.hap1, whole genome shotgun sequence encodes:
- the PLEK2 gene encoding pleckstrin-2 — protein sequence MQERSGILREGFLVKKGHVVHNWKTRWFVLLQDRLLYYKLVGGKKETSPKGTILLDCCTITCPCLEYENRPLVIKLNTKNNTEYFLDSCSREEREAWALDITGAIHAGNPVQVQQLHLMKNSFKLPSNISLNHIVDKMHDNSSGVKLTPNTEQGNMYKETFTGAALVDWLISNHFSASRLEAVTLASVLMEENFTKPVGARSAEAMRNGDLAEQFLDDSTALYTFAESYKKKVSSKEELHLNILELSGAIVKQGFLIKQGHKRKNWKVRRFVLRVDPAFLHYYDPTKEDNRPVGGFSLRGCLVSALEDNGVPTGVKGNVQGNLFKIITKNDIHYYIQASSKAERAHWIEAIKQLT from the exons ATGCAGGAAAGAAGCGGAATCTTGAGAGAGGGCTTTCTTGTTAAAAAG GGGCATGTTGTCCACAACTGGAAGACAAGGTGGTTTGTTCTTCTCCAAGACAGGCTGCTCTATTATAAACTTGTGGGAGGAAAGAAGGAGACTTCTCCAAAAGGCACAATTCTTCTGGACTGCTGTACAATCACCTGCCCATGTTTGGAGTACGAGAACAGGCCG CTGGTTATTAAACTAAATACAAAAAACAATACAGAATATTTCCTCGATTCATGCTCCAGAGAAGAGCGCGAAGCTTGGGCACTGGATATCACCGGTGCTATTCATGCAGGCAATCCAGTGCAAGTTCAGCAGCTTCACCTTATGAAAAATTCCTTCAAACTGCCTTCAAATATCAGCCTCAA TCATATTGTAGATAAAATGCATGACAACAGCAGCGGAGTTAAGCTGACACCTAACACTGAACAAGGCAACATGTATAAAGAAACTTTTACAG gTGCTGCACTGGTGGACTGGCTGATTTCCAACCACTTTTCTGCCTCCCGGCTAGAGGCGGTCACGCTGGCCTCTGTGCTGATGGAAGAAAATTTCACCAAGCCTGTGGGGGCCCGGAGTGCTGAGGCCATGAGGAATGGCGATCTGGCAGAGCAGTTTTTAGATGACTCCACTGCACTCTATACATTT GCAGAAAGCTACAAGAAGAAAGTTAGCTCCAAGGAAGAGCTTCATCTTAACATTCTTGAACTGAGTGGCGCAATTGTAAAACAAGGCTTTTTAATAAAACAG GGGCACAAGAGGAAAAATTGGAAGGTGCGGCGTTTTGTTCTGAGAGTTGACCCTGCTTTCCTGCACTACTATGATCCCACTAAG GAAGACAACAGGCCAGTTGGTGGTTTTTCTCTCCGTGGCTGCCTTGTCTCAGCACTAGAGGACAATGGTGTCCCAACAG GAGTGAAAGGAAACGTGCAGGGTAACCTCTTCAAAATCATCACTAAAAATGATATTCACTACTACATACAGGCCAGTTCGAAGGCAGAAAGAGCACACTGGATTGAGGCCATCAAACAGCTAACATAA